The Desulfurococcaceae archaeon DNA window ATTCTACTAGTTCTAGGAGTTTTCTCGTTCTCTCGAGCTTAGCTAACTTGGGATAATGTATCTTTATTGCTACTTCGACGATGTCTTTGACAGTCTTCTTGGGGTTGAGCGATGTTGCCGGGTCTTGGAAAACTATTTGAATCTCTCTCCGTAGCCAGAGGGGCCTTTTAATTAGTGGCATGTAGCCTATTTCCGTATTCTTATATAGTACCGAACCGGCTGTAGCCGTGTACTTTCCTAGAATTACATGGGCTGTCGTCGTCTTACCTGATCCAGATTCGCCCACGAGGGCTAGGGTTTCCCCTTCGAGTACATTGAAGCTTATATCATCAACAGCTTTCACAGTACCTCTTGGCGTAGGGAAATACTTCTTCAAGTTGACTATTTTGAGTATTACAGGGTACTGGGCATTACTTTTTTCGCTCAGGCTATTCATGAGCCAACCCCTCAGATCTTTTTCGTTAACTCCTCCGTGTAGAGGTGGCAGGCAACGCTCCTCTCTTTACTTACTTCAACTAGTACTGGCTTTATTTTTTTACATGTTTCTGTAGCGTATGGGCACCTTGTATGAAATCTACATCCAGGCGGAGGGTTCCTGTAGTCAGGTGGATTACCTCTTATTCCCTCGCCAAGCTTCGTAACGATGATCTTTGGCGCGCTTTCCACTAGAAGCTTTGTATATGGATGTAGGGGTTCGTTAAATAACTTAGTTGACGATGCCTCTTCAATAATGTTTCCACCATACATGACGTACACCCTCTCGGTCATGCCACGTACCATGCCTAAAGCGTGCGAGACCAATATCATGCTCAAACCTCTCTTCTCGACGAGATCGTTTATTAGTTTCAGTATCTGCGCCTGTATAGTAACATCTAGGTTTGTCGTAGGCTCGTCCGCTAGTAGGAGCTCTTGTGCTGACGCTAAAGCCATTGCAATGACTACTCTTTGTCTCATTCCACCACTTAGCTGGAAGGGATATGAGTGAAGAACTCTCTCAGGGTCCGGTAGCATAACTTCTCGTAAAAGATCTAGGGCGGTGTTTTCAAGGTCTTTCTTCGTGTAATCTGATCCGCTATATACATATTTAAGTATATCCAGCATTTGCTCTTTCACAGTGAAAACCGGGTTTAGTGCTGCGAGCGGGTCTTGGAATATCATTCCGACTTTCTTCCTTCTTATTTCAAGAAGGTAGTCACTAGCACACCGTAGAAGGTCCACACCCTTGTATAGTACCCTGCCACTGGTTATCCTGCCCTGGGGCGGTAGTATTTTAAGTATCGAC harbors:
- a CDS encoding ABC transporter ATP-binding protein translates to MSMPESSTLLKVEDMHVKYKSYWYVYHVLDGVSIYVRPGEKVGLIGESGAGKTTLLKSILKILPPQGRITSGRVLYKGVDLLRCASDYLLEIRRKKVGMIFQDPLAALNPVFTVKEQMLDILKYVYSGSDYTKKDLENTALDLLREVMLPDPERVLHSYPFQLSGGMRQRVVIAMALASAQELLLADEPTTNLDVTIQAQILKLINDLVEKRGLSMILVSHALGMVRGMTERVYVMYGGNIIEEASSTKLFNEPLHPYTKLLVESAPKIIVTKLGEGIRGNPPDYRNPPPGCRFHTRCPYATETCKKIKPVLVEVSKERSVACHLYTEELTKKI